In Thalassococcus sp. S3, the sequence CCGAAAACACCAGGTTTCGCGCGCCTTTCTTGAGCTCACAATGTTCGAAAGCGCCCATTTGCGCGCGTAACGCCTCAAGCGTTTCGGCTTGTGCGGCCATGTCCTTTGCGATCGCGACGGGATCCTCAGCCAAGGCCATAGGGGCGGGAGCCGACTTTGGCTCTGACAACGGCTTTGCATTCGGTTTCGGCGCAGACGCTGCAAGCGTGTAACGATCCACCGGTGCGTCGCCGATGGCCTCGGTTGCGCCGAGTTCAATTTGCCACTCAAGCATGGCGGTCAGGGTATGGCGGTCCAACGTTTGCATCCCCGCTAAGCTAGAACCGCTTCTGTCCAAGGTAAATGGGTCAGACGGCCATCACCCCACCTGCGCCGGCGGGGAACGGGCTTTCGCAGCGATCCGAGCCCTAGCTTGACCTTCTTGGCAGGATCGCCTCTTCGGCTCATAAGGCCGTCCGTCAAGTCTGTCTGCGGCAGACGCCCGAAGATTGGCAGTCTCCGACTTGCTGCCGTTGTGCAGTCTGACTATAAGACGCGCGCAGACTGCGGAGAGGTTCATGTCCTTTGATCACCGTCATCTTTTGGGGATCGAACAACTCAAACCGCATGACATATTGGCAATTCTTGATCTGGCCGACGAGTATGTCAGCCTGAATCGCAGGGCCACCAAGCATTCCGATGCGCTTTCGGGCCTCACTCAGATCAACATGTTCTTTGAGAACTCGACGCGCACGCAGGCTTCGTTCGAGATTGCCGGCAAACGTCTGGGTGCTGACGTCATGAACATGGCGATGCAGGCAAGCTCCATCAAAAAGGGCGAGACCCTGATCGACACGGCGATGACGCTGAATGCGATGCATCCCGATCTGCTGGTGGTCCGGCATCCGCAGTCGGGCGCCGTCGATCTTCTGGCCCAGAAGGTCAATTGCGCGGTGCTGAACGCGGGTGACGGGCGTCACGAACACCCGACCCAAGCGCTTCTCGACGCGTTGACGATACGACGGGCCAAAGGGCGGCTGCATCGCCTGAACATCGCCATTTGCGGGGACATCGCGCATTCCCGGGTGGCGCGCTCGAACATCCTGCTGCTTGGCAAGATGGAAAGCCGCATTCGCTTGATCGGCCCGCCGACATTGATGCCGTCGGGCATCTCCGACTTTGGCGTCGAGGTTTATGACGACATGCGCTCAGGGCTCGAAGATGTCGACGTTGTGATGATGTTGAGACTGCAGAAAGAGCGGATGGATGGCGGCTTTATCCCGTCGGAGCGCGAATATTATCATCGCTTCGGACTGGACGCTGAAAAGCTCAGATGCGCCAAGCCCGATGCCATCGTCATGCATCCCGGACCGATGAACCGCGGCGTTGAAATCGACGGGGAAATCGCGGACGACATCAACCGCTCGGTCATCCAGGAGCAGGTAGAGATGGGCGTGGCCGTCCGCATGGCGGCGATGGATCTGCTGGCGCGCAATCAACGCGCGGACATGGCGCTTGCCCAATGAGCGTTACAATGGTCATCCCCCGGGGCGAACGCGGCATGGTGCATGTCTTTCACGTCGATCGCCCCGACGCTGAGCTTTCAAATCTCGAAGAGGGCCGGATTGGAGGCGCCCTTCTGGGTGTTAACGGGATCGTCGCGGATCAGCTTGAACTCTTTCCCGTTCGCAATCTCGAAGGTTTGGGGTTGTCAGGTTACCTGACCGAAGGCCACGGCATCGCAGACAGCGAAATTGCAGCCGATGCATCACAGCTCGACCTGTTGGAGGGTTATGTGCTTCTTGTGCGTTCGGCGGCCATATCCCCTTCCGGCGGCACGCTCAGCCTCGCCTCCGGGGTGTCGCATATCGCCACCTATCCAGAGGAACGCACTGATTGGAGCGCGGGGCCAATCGAAGCGACAAGTGCCAAACCTCATACCGGGTCGACCAGATCACCGCGTGAGGCGCGCGCCGAAGCGCGCAGGATGGGCGGCACGGTGTTTACGATCTTCATGGTTCTGATCGGACTGGTGCTTCTGGCGGTTCTGCTCATATGACCACAAAAACCTTCAGACCGGATCGTGCCACGTATGTCCGTGCCCATGCCTGGATGGCGGCAATCGGCATGGCGGGGGCGATGGTGGTACTTTGGCTGATCGGCAGCCCTCATATCTGGACCGGGGCCTTGGCGGGGCTTGCAGCGATCGGGCTGCGAGGCTGGTATCTTGCCTCTGAAGAGCTTGCCGCAGAATGGGCAATCGACGGTAATGCCCTGACTGGCCCGGGGGACCAGCGGGTGCCGCTTTCCTCCATTGCGCAGGTGCGGACGATGGGAGGGTATGTGCAGGTAATCACCGAGAGCGGGAGCAAGTATCTCATCAAGTATCAATCGGACCCTGCCGCCACCAAGTCTTCTATCGAAGGGGCCCGACAATGACAGATCCGAAACCCGATCCGAAACTTGCCGGTCGCATCGCGATGATCGTTCTGGTGCTGATGTTTGCGTTCGTCGGCGTCATGATATGGATCGGGGGCTAGTCAAAATGACCGCAACCGATGGTTTGGACCGGCATCTGTCAGAAGAGCGCCGCACGGGTCGATGCCATGCACGCCATGGATCAGCGCTGGAAATAAGGTGGACATGGCTCAACTGATTATCCAAAACGTCCGCCTGATCGACCCCGAAGCGGGAACCGACACCCTTGGCGCCCTTTCGATCACCGACGGATGCATTTCCGCGCGTCATGATATGGCGACCCCGGGGGAGGCAGCTGAACGACTGGTGGACGGCCAGGGCAAATGCCTCGCGCCAGGCATCGTGGATATTGGCGTGAAAGTCTGCGAACCCGGCGAGCGGCACAAGGAATCCTATGGCTCGGCCGGCCTTGCCGCCGCAGCCGGGGGCGTGACCACGATGGTGACACGCCCCGACACCACCCCCAATATCGACAGCCCCGAGACGCTGGAATTCGTCACCCGCCGCGCCAACGAGGCAGC encodes:
- a CDS encoding aspartate carbamoyltransferase catalytic subunit — protein: MSFDHRHLLGIEQLKPHDILAILDLADEYVSLNRRATKHSDALSGLTQINMFFENSTRTQASFEIAGKRLGADVMNMAMQASSIKKGETLIDTAMTLNAMHPDLLVVRHPQSGAVDLLAQKVNCAVLNAGDGRHEHPTQALLDALTIRRAKGRLHRLNIAICGDIAHSRVARSNILLLGKMESRIRLIGPPTLMPSGISDFGVEVYDDMRSGLEDVDVVMMLRLQKERMDGGFIPSEREYYHRFGLDAEKLRCAKPDAIVMHPGPMNRGVEIDGEIADDINRSVIQEQVEMGVAVRMAAMDLLARNQRADMALAQ